TCAGAAGTTATAGATATATCCAATCGGCCGACTCCGGACAGGGTGGTGTTTGGAGTTCATGTCACTATTCAGGACCTGGACACCGATGAGGCCAAAAAATACCAGCTTCTTGGACAGGATGAGGCTGACATTGCAAATGGAATAATATCCGTGGACTCTCCGGTGGGAAAGGCGCTGATCGGAAAGGAAGTCGGCGACGTAGTCGAGGTTCACACTCCCAACGGGCTGCGTGAATGTGAGGTAATTAGTATCAAGTAAAGACCGAGCCTGACGGCGCACAACCGGCCCGGCTCCATTTCAAGTGAGATAATTGATTAATAATGACACTTCCAAACAATCTTGAGCGCATGGCGGCTCAAGATTCTTCAAGCAAAAAAAAGACCCTCATTCTTTGCGACTTTGACGGGACTGTGTCTATAAAAGACACAGTGAACAGACTTATTCGCAGCCACATTTCCGATCCACACTGGCGACATTACGTAAAGCGTTACATGAGAGGCGAAATTGGGTCCAAAAGGGTCTACGAGGCTCTAGCCCCGCTGATGAACATGACTAGAGCCGATCTGGAACGCTTTGTGATGGAACACGCTGAACTCGACCCTCATTTCCCCAGATTTTTGAAGTGGGCCAGGGAAAGGAACATAGACGTAAAGATTGTCTCGGACGGTTTTGACGAGACTATAAAGATTCTTTTCAAAAAACATGGAATTACCGGGCTTGACATAATTTCCAACAGCTTGACCATGAATGATGAAGGTAAGGTCCGTGTTAGTTCCAACCATTTCAACCCATCCTGCCGGAAATGTGGAACGTGCAAGTTGTCAGCGCTTCGGAATTTCAGAAGTGAATATGACAAAATTGTGCTGATCGGAGACGGGGAGTCTGACCGGCACGCAGCCACGGAAGCCGACATGGTGCTGGCTATCGGGGACCTGTTTCTTTATTGTGTCACGAACAATATCCCCGCCATAAGTATCGATGGGTTTCACGAGGCTCCCAATGCGCTGACGCGAGAAATTGAAGCTGTCGCGTTCGATTTGGACGGAACGCTCATAGAATCAATAGATGCGATAGCGGAAGCCTTTAACTATATGTTCGCTCAACTGGGTTACCCCACAATGACCGTGCAGGAAGTCCTCAGGTTGACGTCCGTGTCCTTGATGGACTTTGTTAAGTCTTATCTGAAACCTGAACATAAAGAAATTGGGATCAAGATTTTCCGTGATTACTATGACACAATCTTTCTTGAAAAAACTTTCATGGCCCCAGGAGCCATGGAGACTTTGAAAAGGCTCAACGGATCTTTAAAACAGGGAATTGTTTCCAATAAACGCGGTCGATACGCAAGAATACTCGCTGATCATCTCGGTTTTTCGCACAAGATGAAAACAATTATCGGGGCCGAGGACGGTTTTAAGGCGAAACCAGCGCCCGACATGTTCCATGAATTCATGAAATCTGTTGGTTCGTCGGAGATTAACACGATCTATGTCGGAGACGCTCCGATTGACATAGAAGGAGCTAAAGCGGCCGGGATCGACACGTACGCGATCGCCGGGCCATTTTTTTCAGCGGAAGAACTGGCTCTACACAAACCTAGACGAGTTTTGAGAAGTATCAGTGAGTTGTTGTGCGCTCTGGAACCGGTAATACCTACCGGAGCGTCTGAATAGAAAAATTCGGAAAAATCTTTTTTTTCGGAACCGGTCCGAAACAATGGTGTCTTCTTTAGTGATACCTACCTACTCTAAATGACTTGAGGGGCCCAAATGTTCCTACCATACATTTGGGCCTTTCCTTTTTTGGGCTACCGAATATTCTTTTCCAAGATCAGTTCAATTAGCGCATCTGCCGGTGAAGGACTGGAAGCGCCTGGCTCCAGCATTTCTCTTAAACGTTTGAAACCTTGATCGAACGCGGCCCTAAGATTTATGTCACTCTGGAATTTATCGAGCCAGGAGACGAGATTCTCCGGCGTTGCGTTGTGTTGCAATATCTCCGGGACAAACAGGGGTCTTCCGCATTCAAGACACGGTATCCTGTAACCGTTTTTTAACATTATCTCTATGGGATTGTCGGGTTCATTGGGACTCTTTATGCAGAGCATGTTCGCCATCGCGACATGAATATCGGGTTCCATGAGAAGCGGCATCAAAATCCTGGTCGCCAGAATCCATGAGAAATTGTCCATAATATATACCACCACGTGTGGCATACGAGCCAGGGCAGCCTGTAGAGTGGCCGTGCCGGAGGTGATCAGGCCGCTGTCCGAGGCGGCCATGACCCTGAAAGCCTCGACCTCGGTAATCCGAAAATGCGATCCTGCCTCCCCGATAATCCCCTGAATGAGTTCTTTCAGATGGGGACCGGCGAGAGGAATAATAAATTTGGTTTCAGGGTAGTTTTTCAGGTGTAATTTTGCAGCCTCGATCATGACAGGCAATGATCTTGTTATCTCAGATCGACGACTTCCGGGGGCCAGAGTGACCAACCAGTCTGAGTTTGCAACCCCCAATTCTGATCTCAGTTTAGCCCTGTCCACATCCGGAGGAATGTCCCTCACCATGGTGTGTCCGACAAAATTAGCCCGCACACCCAAATCAGAGTACAATTTTTCCTCGAAAGGGAAAATGGTCATCATTCTATCGACCACCGAAGCAATCTTGTAGATACGTCGTTTTCTCCACGCCCAAACCTGGGGACTCACATAATAGCAAACCTTGACTCCCGACTTTTTTGCCACGGCAGCCAAACGTATGTTCACGTCCGGGAAATCCACAGCAAGGAAAACATCATATTTCCCACTCCTCAACTCTCTTTTCATAAGGCTGTAAGCTGACATAACCCTCTTTAGCTTACCGAATCCTCCGCTCAGGCCAATGGTGTTTATCTCCCGGTAGTGAAGCAGGACTTTCATTCCGGCAGCCTGAAGTTTCTCGCCCCCTATCCCCGTGAATTCCACTTTAGGGAAGCGATGTCTCAAATCCTTAACCAGCGCCGCCGCATGATAGTCACCGGAGGCTTCACCCGCCAGAACCAGAACCGAGGCTTCCAGATTATTGGGTGAGGCTGACATTGTCTTGTTGAAAGAATTCATTATTTGAGGCATAAATAAACTGTACCTATGGAATGATTCTATTCTGGAAACGTCCTAACAAATTAGCTGGGGAGCGAGATTTTCGGAATATCCTGGAGTTTTTATTCTTACAGCATCACTTTTGTCTTGACAATGAAAGAATGTTTGATAAGAGTCGATGCCGAAAATGTCCAGTTTTTATAAAAAAATACAAGTAGATGCCTTCAAAACGTTATGATTTGGCGCGAGTTTGAGGCTTCCAATGTTGTGTAAACGCCCTGCGGAGTAACATATGAAAATTGGCTTGTGTGAAAAATGTGGGTCCCCGACAGACGCCCGTTATGAAATCCGTAACAACTGTGTATACCTGGTAAAATTCTGCAAAGACTGTGGCCGGACATCATCGCTTGTCACAAAAGACGCTCGAAAATGGCGATGGAAGAGAGAAATTGCCGAATACCAGGAGCCTACTGGCCCTCCAGCATGTAATCTAGATTGTAAGTCATGTGATCACAAGTTACATACTACCCCATCAACAGTCGCCATCGATGTCACGAATCTCTGCAACCAAAGGTGCCCGATCTGTTTAGCCTATGTAGACGCAATGGGATTTGCTTACAAACCTCCTCTGGAATATTTTGAGAAGATTTTTCGCGAATTTGAAAACAACGATCCTAGACCCAATATCTGCTTCTTTGGAGGAGAGCCAACGGTCCATGAGGATTTTCTTGATATAGTACGTCTTGCGAAAACTCATGGCTTTCAGGTTCAAATGTTCACTAACGGGATTAAACTGGCTGACATGAATTACTGCAAGGAACTCTGTTCACTCGGAGTTCAGGTCAATTTCGGTTTGGACGGTACCAAATCTGAAGTTTATAAGACTTTAAGAGGGGACAATTCTCTCGCGGTAAAGAAAAAGGCCTTTGAAAACGTTATAAAATGCGGGGTTAACAAGCTGACCGTCATCACCACGGTAGCCACGGGTGTTAATGACTCGAATATGTCTGAACTGATGGCCTTTATCCACGAGCGCAAAGAACATGTTTCCGTTTGGGCCTTTGTGCCGCTGACCCCATGCTGGGACGGTTCCAATGTGAAGTTGGAGCCTACTACTACGGAGTGCGTTGAAAATATATTTGAGAAGATGCTCCCAGAAATAGAGTTTGTGTCGACTGGAATGATGAAATTCGACGTCCTTTCCAGGTTTTTTGGAAAACAGACCTTAGGTGGATCACACCCGAACTGTGAAAGCGCTACTGTCGTGATCTCCGACGGGGAAAAATATGTTCCCATTTCGACTTATCTCAATACGCCTCTTTCTGAAGCGCTTTCAAAGTTAAAGAAGCTGGATGGAAAACTATCCCGGAAGAAACCTTTGGACTCGGCTTTCATATTACGACGTGGATGGTTTAATGTTTCTTCCGCTATACAGACAGCGTTCATTTTTGCGCAGACTGTCAACTTCAGGAAATCCTTCGCCAAACCTGCTTCTGTTAACGTAGTTAAAGCGCTCTGGGATATAATACGGGGACGGAAAATAGACGAGGTCCTGAAAAAGAGAACATGTTTCAAGCAATTATTGACATTAATTACTATTCCGTATGAAGACACGGGCGGACTGGAAAACGCCAGACTCCACGATTGCCCGGCTGTTTTCGCTTATGAAGATGTTGATACCGGAAAAATACGAACTGCGGCTTTTTGTTCATGGCAGACAGTAAAAGATGATGTGTGCCGAAAAATTCAGGCTCATTATGACTCAAACCGCAGTATCGATGAAAAGATAGTGGCCCGATCGGGGTAGATAGCTCCGCAGCCACAACGATCTGAGATGAAGTAGATTTTAGACTCTTGCATCAGCCCAATTAAAATAGATTTCTGTCGCCCATTTCTCTTGAATCGGGCCATGGAGATGTTTGCCATTAGGTTGACTTCTCCACGGAAGCATTTCCTTTCCGGTTTCTGCGGATCATGGAATGCCCCTCGTTAGCGCGATTATACCGACCTTTAACCGGGTGGATACACTCACGCGTTCAATCCGGTCAGTCCTGGATCAAACCTTCAAGGACATTGAACTCATTGTGGTGGATGATGGTTCGACAGACTCGACTTCTGAACTTGTGCGGAAAGTTTCAGGTTCAATAGTCTACCTGCATCAGGCCCATCAGGGAGTTTCCAGCGCACGCAACACGGGAATTATGGCGTCAAACGGGGATCTTGTCGCGTTCCTCGATTCTGATGACGAATGGAAACCCCGGAAAATTGAAAAGCAGTTGCAACTATATGACAGAACAGACCAAGATTTCATTTGCCATACCAATGAGCTATGGATGAAACACGGGCAGGTCGTTAATCAAAAGAAGATTCACGAGAAACAGGGTGGCAGATTCTTTGAACGCGCCCTGGAACGATGTCTCATCAGTCCGTCCTCGGTTATGATTTCACGAGCGTTGCTGGACAGAGTCGGTTATTTTGACGAGAGTTTGCCGGCGGCGGAAGATTACGATCTATGGTTAAGAATTACGGCCTTTTATTCGGTAAGATTCGCCGATGAACCACTGGTGGTTAAGTATGGAGACAGAGATGATCAACTGTCCAAAGTAGTGCCGGCGATTGATATATACAGGGTTCGGGCGATTCTGAAAATCCTGGACGATCCGGGCTTAAGGCCCACCTACAGAAAAGCCGCAGCCAAACAGTTGGTCAGAAAATGTTCTGTCCTGGCAAAAGGCCTCACAAAACGCGGAAGATATCACGAAGCGGCTACATACAATGAACTTGCTGAAAAATATGCGAACTGCATGGATCAAGCCTGCTCAAGTTAATTTTCAGAATCTGATGTTTTGGGTTCCATCTTTTGAAGTTCTGGAACCACTGCTGGCATCTATAGAACAAGTTGGGATTCTGAATCCTCCGGTGGTTAAGGGCGACGAATACAATATTTTTTCCCCTATCTTGGGAAGACGGCGGCTTCAGGTTGCGGCGGCGCTCAAGTTTGAGAGCGTCGAAGTAAGAATTGCCGATTCCTCATTGAATGACGACGACAAATATCTAATGGCCTTTTGGGATAACTTTGCCAGGATCAAACAGGATCCTGCTGTCAAGGCCCATACAATAAAGCGCCTTCTTGAATTATTTTCACGCGAAATTCTTGCAAAGAATATCTTGCCCTTTATAGACACTCCCCCAAGAGGGCCGAAACTGGAACGACTCAGAAAGATCGGAGGCCTGGAAAACAACATTCTTGAAGCAATATCAGACGGAAAGATTCAGGAGAAAAGCGCGATCCTGTTTGCGGAACTTCCATTTAACGAGCGTCAGGCCGTTTTCAAACTGGTTTGTAATCTCGGGCTCAATTCAAACAAAGCCTTTGAAATAATTTCCAGTCTGTTTGATTTATCGATCCTTTGGAAGAAGCCTGTCACTGACTTGCTGAGCGATCCTGACGCTGTCAGGATCCTGGATGATTCTGTCCTAAGCGCTCAGGAAAGGGCGTCAGCGTTCAGGGACTCGTTAAAATCCTGGAAACATCCATACATATATGAAAAACAAAAGGGTTTCGAAGGTTGGGCAAGGGAAATTCATCCGCCGGAAAATGTTCGCATGAGGCCGGCTCAATCTTTCGAGGACGACTCCGTGAGCATTGAAATGCGCCTCGACTCGCGAGCCGAAGCCGAAAAGTTTTTGACGGTGATTGACCAATATAAAAAAGAAACACCGGGCAAAGCGAATGACTAATGATCAATCCTTAAATTTGTCCTTGACGCTCTGAGGCAATTCACTGTCATCGCTCTGGACGATTGACGTGAGATTATCTGTTTCCGTCGGTTCCTGAGACGCTTGCGGCTCATTTTCTTTTTGCGTCTTGCCCTTCTTGTCGTTTTCTCCAGCCATGAAACGTCTCCAGTAAAATTTGAACTTTTATTCGTTCTTTATCGGATTAATATAACAGGGATGGCCATTTGTCCACAGGGACCCACAATCCCGGACTAAACAGCGGTATCCAACGATCAGCGTCTCAGGTGTGTAATGTATGTGATAGATCAAGTATGGGTTGAACGGGAAGCAATGGAATATCCTTTAACAGAGAGGATAATCAAAGCTTCTAACCCAGCGAGAGTCCTCATCGGGTCGCAGATTCTCGAGGAGTCGGCCCGTGTAGAACTTGCGGGAGATCCATTCAGGAGAGGCAAGCGAATACTCAAGCTGACCAGGTACAGAGGGAGCTTTGTAAAACCGTGTCCTGGCACGAAAACCTATATCTGTTGCGGATTGAATATACTTAACATTGGGCAGGGCTGTCCTATTGATTGCCGATATTGCGCCTTGCAGGTTTATTTCAACAACCCGGTGATGGAAGTCTATGTGAATTTGAACGAAATGTTTGACGAGCTGAGAGATTTTCTCGATAAAGCGCCCGAAGATCGCTTTTTTCGTTTGTGCACCGGCGAGTTCACGGATTCGCTGGCGCTGGATCCATACACAGGATTGGCTGAACAGTTACTCCAATTGTTTTCGAGTCGCAAAAACGCGTCTCTGGAATTCAAAACAAAATCAGATTTCATCACGCCCCTATTGGAATCGAATCCCCATGGAAACATAATTGCAAGTTTTTCAATGAATGCGCCGAGCTTTAGCAAGACAGAGGAAATTCGCTCTTCGAGCTTGTCTCAAAGATTGAAAGCGGCTGCTTTGGCAGTGTCTCAGGGGTACAGGGTAGGATTTCATTTTGATCCAATTGTGCCCTTTGACGGCTGGGAGAAAGGGTATGGCGAGACTGTAGACGCAATTTTTACCAGTGTGAAGCCTGAGTCAATCGCCTGGATCTCCATGGGGGTATTACGGTTTGTTCCGGAATTGAAGGATATCGTGATGTCCCGTTTTGGCCCAGTGACATACTTTTGTGATTCTTTCGCCCCTGGGCTCGACGGGAAGGCGCGTTTAAGCCGTGATCGCAGAATAGTGATTTACAAAACCATAGCCGAGAGAATCAGGTCCTACGGGGAAAATGTCCTGCTATACCTGTGCATGGAGTCTCCTTTGGTGTGGCACGAATCGTTGGGGTTGGAAATGAGAAGCAATGAGCAGTTGGCGGGACTTTTGGATGAGGCCGCCCGAGAATATGTTTCAAAATAGTTTGCGCAGACTTCCTTGACTAAGAAGTAGATATTAAGTTATTAAGGCTTTTCTCAAAAATCCTGCCTTGCAGGATTATTTCGCCATGAGTTTGAGGACGTCGTTCAACGATGGCATACAGGGCAAAGGATGAACGGACAAATTGCTTGCCTCAAACATATGTTAATCGCGTCGCAATTAATTACATTTCGCGACGACGATTTTGGATTCTCAAGGAGATAGTCTAAATGAATGAGAGAGAAACTATAATAGAATTTTTATCCAGAGCTTCGGATTATGATTTATCGGTCCTGTTTGAGGTTCTTGATGTGGCCCATCAGAACCTG
This region of Desulfomonilaceae bacterium genomic DNA includes:
- the lpxB gene encoding lipid-A-disaccharide synthase, yielding MPQIMNSFNKTMSASPNNLEASVLVLAGEASGDYHAAALVKDLRHRFPKVEFTGIGGEKLQAAGMKVLLHYREINTIGLSGGFGKLKRVMSAYSLMKRELRSGKYDVFLAVDFPDVNIRLAAVAKKSGVKVCYYVSPQVWAWRKRRIYKIASVVDRMMTIFPFEEKLYSDLGVRANFVGHTMVRDIPPDVDRAKLRSELGVANSDWLVTLAPGSRRSEITRSLPVMIEAAKLHLKNYPETKFIIPLAGPHLKELIQGIIGEAGSHFRITEVEAFRVMAASDSGLITSGTATLQAALARMPHVVVYIMDNFSWILATRILMPLLMEPDIHVAMANMLCIKSPNEPDNPIEIMLKNGYRIPCLECGRPLFVPEILQHNATPENLVSWLDKFQSDINLRAAFDQGFKRLREMLEPGASSPSPADALIELILEKNIR
- the greA gene encoding transcription elongation factor GreA, which codes for MSSQKRPISAEGLKKLNEEMDRLIRVERPSVIKEIEIAIGHGDLSENAEYTYGKEKQSLIETRIRDLQERISCSEVIDISNRPTPDRVVFGVHVTIQDLDTDEAKKYQLLGQDEADIANGIISVDSPVGKALIGKEVGDVVEVHTPNGLRECEVISIK
- a CDS encoding MtnX-like HAD-IB family phosphatase; amino-acid sequence: MTLPNNLERMAAQDSSSKKKTLILCDFDGTVSIKDTVNRLIRSHISDPHWRHYVKRYMRGEIGSKRVYEALAPLMNMTRADLERFVMEHAELDPHFPRFLKWARERNIDVKIVSDGFDETIKILFKKHGITGLDIISNSLTMNDEGKVRVSSNHFNPSCRKCGTCKLSALRNFRSEYDKIVLIGDGESDRHAATEADMVLAIGDLFLYCVTNNIPAISIDGFHEAPNALTREIEAVAFDLDGTLIESIDAIAEAFNYMFAQLGYPTMTVQEVLRLTSVSLMDFVKSYLKPEHKEIGIKIFRDYYDTIFLEKTFMAPGAMETLKRLNGSLKQGIVSNKRGRYARILADHLGFSHKMKTIIGAEDGFKAKPAPDMFHEFMKSVGSSEINTIYVGDAPIDIEGAKAAGIDTYAIAGPFFSAEELALHKPRRVLRSISELLCALEPVIPTGASE
- a CDS encoding ParB/RepB/Spo0J family partition protein is translated as MNLLKNMRTAWIKPAQVNFQNLMFWVPSFEVLEPLLASIEQVGILNPPVVKGDEYNIFSPILGRRRLQVAAALKFESVEVRIADSSLNDDDKYLMAFWDNFARIKQDPAVKAHTIKRLLELFSREILAKNILPFIDTPPRGPKLERLRKIGGLENNILEAISDGKIQEKSAILFAELPFNERQAVFKLVCNLGLNSNKAFEIISSLFDLSILWKKPVTDLLSDPDAVRILDDSVLSAQERASAFRDSLKSWKHPYIYEKQKGFEGWAREIHPPENVRMRPAQSFEDDSVSIEMRLDSRAEAEKFLTVIDQYKKETPGKAND
- a CDS encoding radical SAM protein; translation: MKIGLCEKCGSPTDARYEIRNNCVYLVKFCKDCGRTSSLVTKDARKWRWKREIAEYQEPTGPPACNLDCKSCDHKLHTTPSTVAIDVTNLCNQRCPICLAYVDAMGFAYKPPLEYFEKIFREFENNDPRPNICFFGGEPTVHEDFLDIVRLAKTHGFQVQMFTNGIKLADMNYCKELCSLGVQVNFGLDGTKSEVYKTLRGDNSLAVKKKAFENVIKCGVNKLTVITTVATGVNDSNMSELMAFIHERKEHVSVWAFVPLTPCWDGSNVKLEPTTTECVENIFEKMLPEIEFVSTGMMKFDVLSRFFGKQTLGGSHPNCESATVVISDGEKYVPISTYLNTPLSEALSKLKKLDGKLSRKKPLDSAFILRRGWFNVSSAIQTAFIFAQTVNFRKSFAKPASVNVVKALWDIIRGRKIDEVLKKRTCFKQLLTLITIPYEDTGGLENARLHDCPAVFAYEDVDTGKIRTAAFCSWQTVKDDVCRKIQAHYDSNRSIDEKIVARSG
- a CDS encoding glycosyltransferase; its protein translation is MPLVSAIIPTFNRVDTLTRSIRSVLDQTFKDIELIVVDDGSTDSTSELVRKVSGSIVYLHQAHQGVSSARNTGIMASNGDLVAFLDSDDEWKPRKIEKQLQLYDRTDQDFICHTNELWMKHGQVVNQKKIHEKQGGRFFERALERCLISPSSVMISRALLDRVGYFDESLPAAEDYDLWLRITAFYSVRFADEPLVVKYGDRDDQLSKVVPAIDIYRVRAILKILDDPGLRPTYRKAAAKQLVRKCSVLAKGLTKRGRYHEAATYNELAEKYANCMDQACSS
- a CDS encoding radical SAM protein, with amino-acid sequence MIDQVWVEREAMEYPLTERIIKASNPARVLIGSQILEESARVELAGDPFRRGKRILKLTRYRGSFVKPCPGTKTYICCGLNILNIGQGCPIDCRYCALQVYFNNPVMEVYVNLNEMFDELRDFLDKAPEDRFFRLCTGEFTDSLALDPYTGLAEQLLQLFSSRKNASLEFKTKSDFITPLLESNPHGNIIASFSMNAPSFSKTEEIRSSSLSQRLKAAALAVSQGYRVGFHFDPIVPFDGWEKGYGETVDAIFTSVKPESIAWISMGVLRFVPELKDIVMSRFGPVTYFCDSFAPGLDGKARLSRDRRIVIYKTIAERIRSYGENVLLYLCMESPLVWHESLGLEMRSNEQLAGLLDEAAREYVSK